A region of candidate division KSB1 bacterium DNA encodes the following proteins:
- the feoB gene encoding ferrous iron transport protein B produces the protein MEEIKAKNTQTDIALVGNPNSGKTSVFNALTGLRQKVANYPGVTVEKKTGMLKGGNRAQVKIYDLPGLYSLVPKSLDDKIASDIITGRSAEIGNLKLTVVVVDASNLSRNLYLVTQIIELGAPVLLALNMLDSAKTKGLEIDVETLSKELNIPVVPIAANKRNGIQKLREKIFELAEDDRNSVQNAGLRVDDEIRKATAPICDWLKENTHITSPASCSEALRVLSNDKALDIWIGYHYEPNGKLQTVVNQSRENLSRKNVPWPMLETRLRYQWIDDICRKSVRQAKRERRLNEKIDKVLTHRLAGPFIFLFIFALIFQAIFSWAAVPMNGIEIFIGWLGQKVSAFMPDGVLEDLLVNGVIAGVGAILIFLPQIMFLFFFLSLLENTGYMARVAFMMDRFMRGAGLSGRSVIPLLSSFACAIPGIMATRTIQNSRERLITIMIAPLMSCSARLPVYALMIGAFIPSISVLGIFSLPGLTLLAMYLLGIVAAIAAAFVLKRSKGKKQQPSTFIMELPPYRRPSLHRTFLQVYERAKIFVTDAGKIILAISIVLWFLASYPKPQTDISSSEAIKQSFAGQLGQVIEPVIEPLGFDWKIGIALITSFAAREVLVSTLATIYNVEGADETSVTLREAMRNERHPETGKPVYTPLVALSLMVFFALACQCMSTVAVVRRETNSWRWPFIMIAYMTILAYLGSLVVYQGGQLLGLG, from the coding sequence ATGGAAGAGATAAAAGCTAAAAACACCCAGACCGATATTGCCCTTGTTGGCAATCCAAATTCCGGCAAGACCTCGGTATTTAACGCCTTGACCGGGTTGCGGCAGAAAGTCGCCAACTACCCCGGTGTAACTGTCGAGAAAAAAACCGGAATGCTCAAAGGCGGGAATAGGGCACAAGTGAAAATTTATGACCTGCCGGGTTTATACAGTCTTGTGCCGAAGTCATTAGACGATAAAATCGCTTCTGACATTATTACCGGCCGCTCGGCTGAGATCGGGAATCTGAAACTGACTGTAGTCGTGGTGGACGCCAGCAATTTGAGTCGCAATCTGTACCTTGTCACTCAAATTATCGAGCTCGGAGCTCCGGTTCTGCTTGCCCTGAATATGCTGGATTCTGCAAAAACGAAGGGGCTCGAGATCGATGTAGAAACGCTTTCTAAAGAACTCAATATTCCGGTCGTGCCGATTGCTGCAAATAAAAGAAATGGGATACAGAAATTACGCGAAAAAATCTTTGAACTGGCTGAAGATGATAGAAACTCTGTTCAAAATGCCGGTCTGCGGGTTGATGATGAAATTCGAAAAGCCACGGCGCCAATTTGTGATTGGTTGAAAGAAAACACACATATCACTTCACCCGCAAGCTGCTCCGAAGCCCTGCGCGTACTGTCAAACGACAAAGCGCTCGATATCTGGATCGGGTATCACTATGAACCAAACGGAAAACTGCAAACTGTGGTGAATCAATCCCGTGAAAATCTTTCCCGAAAGAATGTTCCCTGGCCGATGTTGGAAACCCGATTGCGTTACCAGTGGATAGACGACATCTGCAGGAAAAGCGTTCGCCAGGCAAAGAGAGAACGCCGTCTTAATGAAAAAATCGATAAAGTGCTAACGCACCGTTTGGCCGGACCATTTATTTTTCTGTTCATTTTCGCCTTGATATTTCAGGCGATCTTTTCCTGGGCCGCGGTTCCAATGAACGGCATCGAAATTTTCATCGGCTGGCTTGGTCAGAAAGTGTCAGCGTTCATGCCGGACGGGGTGCTTGAAGATCTGCTTGTGAATGGCGTCATCGCCGGGGTTGGCGCAATCCTGATTTTTCTTCCTCAAATCATGTTTCTATTTTTCTTTCTTTCACTCCTGGAAAACACCGGCTATATGGCCCGGGTTGCTTTTATGATGGATCGTTTTATGCGGGGAGCCGGACTGAGCGGCCGCTCGGTGATTCCGCTGCTTTCATCCTTCGCTTGTGCCATCCCCGGAATCATGGCAACCCGTACGATTCAAAACTCACGCGAACGGCTCATCACAATTATGATCGCTCCCCTCATGAGCTGCAGCGCCCGCCTGCCGGTCTACGCGCTGATGATAGGCGCCTTCATTCCAAGCATTTCCGTGCTGGGCATTTTCTCACTTCCAGGCCTGACCTTATTAGCGATGTATCTCCTGGGGATTGTGGCAGCCATCGCCGCTGCATTTGTATTAAAACGTTCGAAAGGAAAAAAGCAACAACCTTCGACTTTCATCATGGAGCTTCCCCCCTACCGGCGTCCCTCTTTGCATCGAACATTTCTGCAGGTATATGAACGCGCCAAAATCTTCGTGACGGACGCCGGGAAAATTATTCTGGCTATTTCAATTGTACTCTGGTTTCTGGCCTCCTACCCCAAACCGCAAACCGATATCAGCTCGAGCGAAGCCATCAAACAGAGCTTTGCCGGCCAACTCGGTCAAGTCATCGAGCCGGTCATCGAGCCGCTCGGCTTCGACTGGAAAATAGGGATCGCTTTGATTACCTCCTTCGCGGCGCGGGAAGTTTTGGTGAGCACGTTGGCGACCATCTATAATGTGGAAGGCGCGGATGAAACTTCCGTTACTTTAAGAGAAGCAATGCGTAACGAGCGTCACCCGGAAACCGGAAAGCCGGTCTATACACCCCTCGTCGCCCTTTCATTGATGGTCTTTTTTGCGTTAGCCTGTCAGTGCATGTCAACCGTGGCAGTTGTCAGGCGGGAGACAAATAGTTGGCGCTGGCCGTTTATCATGATTGCTTACATGACCATTCTCGCTTACCTCGGCTCCCTGGTAGTTTATCAGGGTGGACAACTTTTAGGACTTGGATAA
- a CDS encoding ferrous iron transport protein A produces the protein MAFVVLLLTHLLIFAPYSFKTKVAFIVSGFLFSLLNESAGWLVRFVSPNFALLKVAGFLGLQGILGFLIAALTIFLVKSKRPKEDLNHLPTNESPVQDAKNTIPLERLKPGEEGTVISIQKNNSNSSDLMEMGLTPGTRVKLVKFAPLGDPMELNVRGYHLSVRRSEAKHVLIERKIPSNNGRDKS, from the coding sequence ATGGCATTCGTGGTCCTGCTTTTAACGCATCTGCTCATTTTTGCGCCCTACTCCTTCAAAACCAAAGTTGCATTTATTGTCTCCGGTTTTCTTTTTTCGCTGTTAAACGAATCGGCCGGCTGGCTGGTCAGATTTGTGAGTCCGAATTTCGCCTTGTTGAAGGTCGCGGGCTTTCTTGGGCTTCAGGGAATTCTGGGATTTTTGATTGCAGCCCTAACTATATTTTTAGTTAAAAGCAAACGACCCAAGGAAGACTTAAATCACTTACCAACGAATGAATCCCCAGTTCAAGATGCGAAGAACACCATTCCACTTGAGCGTCTCAAACCCGGCGAGGAAGGGACTGTTATCTCAATTCAAAAAAACAACTCAAATTCGTCCGACCTGATGGAAATGGGACTAACACCGGGAACCCGCGTTAAGCTGGTTAAATTCGCACCACTGGGAGATCCGATGGAGCTGAATGTGCGCGGGTACCATCTTTCAGTGCGCCGTTCCGAAGCCAAACATGTTCTTATAGAGAGGAAAATACCATCGAATAATGGAAGAGATAAAAGCTAA
- a CDS encoding FMN-binding protein, with translation MSFRAKARNLVRNGRINKISPQKRRDHNGILFFGIICTTLFTLSIQSSHAQVFKTQQKALQEAFPNGVSIERKTLFLTDEQVNQIQRLAKTKLESKIVTFYEGEKADSITGYAFFETNIVRTKPETFMVVLDKKARIKFVEVLAFYEPLDYLPTSNWFALFTDKILSDKLWPKRDIHNITGATLSVQAITQGVRKMLAIYEVAIAKGKLN, from the coding sequence GTGTCATTTCGAGCGAAAGCGAGAAATCTTGTTAGGAATGGAAGAATTAACAAGATTTCTCCCCAGAAGCGTCGCGATCACAATGGTATTTTGTTCTTTGGAATTATTTGTACGACTCTGTTTACTCTCTCAATTCAATCAAGTCATGCTCAGGTTTTCAAAACCCAGCAAAAGGCGCTGCAGGAAGCTTTTCCTAACGGGGTTTCGATTGAGCGAAAAACGCTGTTTCTGACGGATGAACAAGTCAATCAGATCCAAAGATTAGCCAAAACAAAACTCGAATCAAAAATCGTTACTTTTTATGAGGGAGAAAAAGCAGATTCGATAACAGGATACGCCTTCTTCGAAACGAATATAGTACGCACGAAACCTGAGACATTTATGGTTGTTTTAGACAAAAAAGCAAGAATAAAATTCGTCGAGGTTCTTGCATTTTACGAACCCTTAGATTATCTTCCCACTTCCAATTGGTTTGCACTGTTTACTGACAAAATATTAAGTGACAAGCTCTGGCCGAAACGCGACATCCACAACATTACGGGAGCCACATTATCCGTACAGGCGATTACCCAGGGGGTTAGGAAAATGCTGGCAATTTACGAAGTTGCAATTGCAAAGGGGAAATTAAATTGA